One Xiphophorus maculatus strain JP 163 A chromosome 10, X_maculatus-5.0-male, whole genome shotgun sequence genomic region harbors:
- the cdc42ep4 gene encoding cdc42 effector protein 4 encodes MPILKQLTGNSNQSKRRSRADLTVEMISAPLGDFRHTMHVGRGGDAFGDTSFLSSRSGEPPRESHTKEGSPGPKPGFLSRTFRSSKRSQSVNRVDKYENITTLPSAATSLPYLNAESSDIGNQLPKSVSSSPMKTLVENKPMNGGAAMATVDAELDERNFGELKDLPPSMPKGGGMKKAESVMSFHIDLGPSMLGDILSVMEKKNWEEDDLGFEEGKGSEEHASPSHIPHIDDDDAEDWAPSRPPRSNYQLQQKVMADPYDPEISESERNNHHTDSCSVSSSGSEKPQYNLHDGDTNSVKYSSPHRDDDFDFMDQEDDEIRV; translated from the coding sequence ATGCCTATTCTCAAGCAGTTAACGGGCAACTCCAACCAGTCAAAGAGGAGGTCAAGAGCTGACCTGACAGTTGAAATGATCAGCGCTCCTTTGGGGGACTTCCGTCACACCATGCACGTTGGACGAGGTGGGGACGCCTTTGGAGACACTTCATTTCTCAGCTCCCGATCAGGGGAACCTCCAAGGGAGTCCCACACAAAGGAGGGCTCACCAGGTCCCAAACCAGGGTTTCTGTCCCGCACATTCAGAAGCAGCAAGAGGTCCCAGTCTGTTAACAGAGTAGACAAGTATGAGAACATTACAACTCTGCCTTCTGCTGCCACATCTCTGCCTTACCTGAACGCTGAAAGTTCAGACATAGGCAACCAGCTGCCAAAAAGTGTCTCCTCCAGTCCTATGAAGACGCTGGTGGAAAATAAGCCGATGAACGGAGGGGCAGCTATGGCCACAGTGGACGCCGAGCTTGACGAACGGAACTTCGGTGAACTTAAAGACCTGCCTCCATCCATGCCAAAAGGAGGTGGGATGAAAAAAGCAGAATCCGTAATGTCCTTCCACATCGACTTGGGGCCTTCAATGCTCGGGGATATCCTCAGCGTGATGGAGAAGAAAAACTGGGAAGAGGATGACCTTGGCTTTGAGGAAGGCAAAGGTAGTGAGGAGCATGCATCACCATCCCACATTCCTCACATCGACGATGACGACGCAGAGGACTGGGCACCTTCAAGACCACCTCGTAGTAATTACCAGCTCCAGCAGAAGGTCATGGCGGATCCCTACGATCCGGAGATCAGCGAATCAGAAAGGAACAACCACCACACGGATAGCTGCTCTGtgtccagttctggttctgaaaaaCCTCAGTACAACCTCCATGATGGCGACACAAACAGTGTGAAGTACAGTTCGCCACACAGGGATGATGATTTCGACTTCATGGATCAGGAGGATGATGAGATTAGAGTCTAG